In Nakamurella flava, a single genomic region encodes these proteins:
- a CDS encoding sugar-binding transcriptional regulator translates to MATSGRDEDRLARAARLYFIDGLSQQEVADALKTTRSNVSRMLTAAKERGVVQIRIVDTSGRDVKLETALTEELGLSEALVARVPPSAVGRAVGQLGATWLMDRIHDGQTLAVSWGQTLQNMVWEVTADQSYDVEIVQMVGGLSHLDTSPTGHELVRELAARLGAHYRYLHAPVVLDRPEGVAALMAERSISGVLEAVKRADIALVGVGSAVSGSTRGLVDDMGLTAAQRAAFDAADPAGAICARFYDWQGRPIHGTANDRVLGVTLEDLRAIPTVFGIATGAQKAAGLLGAIRGGLIDVLCCDVAAARAVLELHRGGNRSG, encoded by the coding sequence ATGGCGACGTCAGGCCGTGACGAGGACAGACTGGCCCGCGCGGCCCGGCTGTACTTCATCGACGGGCTCTCCCAGCAGGAGGTCGCCGATGCGCTGAAGACCACGCGCTCCAACGTCTCCCGCATGCTGACCGCGGCCAAGGAACGTGGCGTCGTGCAAATACGGATCGTCGACACCAGCGGCCGCGACGTCAAATTGGAGACCGCCCTCACGGAGGAGCTGGGCCTGTCCGAGGCCCTGGTCGCCCGCGTACCGCCGTCGGCGGTCGGGCGGGCCGTCGGGCAGCTCGGCGCGACCTGGCTGATGGACCGCATCCACGACGGTCAGACCCTCGCGGTGTCGTGGGGGCAGACCCTGCAGAACATGGTCTGGGAGGTCACCGCCGATCAGTCCTACGACGTCGAGATCGTCCAGATGGTCGGCGGCCTCTCGCATCTCGACACCTCGCCCACCGGTCACGAGCTGGTCCGCGAACTCGCCGCCCGGCTCGGTGCGCACTACCGCTACCTGCACGCGCCCGTCGTCCTCGACCGCCCGGAGGGGGTTGCCGCGTTGATGGCCGAACGGTCCATCAGCGGCGTCCTGGAGGCGGTGAAGCGGGCCGACATCGCTTTGGTGGGTGTCGGTTCCGCGGTGTCCGGCTCGACCCGGGGCCTGGTGGACGACATGGGTCTGACCGCCGCGCAGCGCGCTGCATTCGACGCCGCCGACCCGGCCGGCGCCATCTGCGCGCGCTTCTACGACTGGCAGGGCCGGCCCATCCACGGCACCGCGAACGACCGGGTCCTCGGCGTGACGCTGGAGGACCTGCGGGCCATCCCCACCGTGTTCGGCATCGCCACCGGGGCACAGAAGGCGGCCGGGTTGCTCGGGGCCATCCGCGGGGGACTGATCGACGTGCTCTGCTGCGACGTGGCCGCTGCGCGTGCGGTCCTGGAACTCCATCGCGGTGGGAACCGGTCCGGATAG
- a CDS encoding PTS sugar transporter subunit IIA, with protein MRVQPALCLVRPQATTSTELLTQVAALAVEAGYAHDTFAQAIIDREVVFPTGLPTPTPIAIPHTDVQHVRRPALAAALLEPAISFGEMGGTGEATVAVRLVIALLVTDPTAQVPLLGQVLQAAQADAWPDWDGITTPDELAAAVNRAMGILDAGV; from the coding sequence ATGCGTGTGCAACCGGCGCTCTGCCTGGTCCGCCCGCAAGCCACGACCTCCACGGAGCTGTTGACCCAGGTCGCCGCCCTGGCCGTCGAGGCCGGCTACGCGCACGACACCTTCGCGCAGGCCATCATCGACCGGGAGGTCGTCTTCCCGACGGGCCTGCCGACCCCCACCCCGATCGCGATTCCGCACACGGACGTCCAGCACGTGCGGCGACCGGCTCTGGCCGCCGCGCTGCTCGAGCCGGCGATCAGCTTCGGGGAGATGGGTGGCACGGGCGAGGCGACTGTCGCAGTCCGGCTGGTGATCGCTCTGCTGGTCACCGACCCGACCGCCCAGGTGCCTTTGCTCGGCCAGGTGCTGCAGGCCGCGCAGGCCGACGCCTGGCCCGATTGGGACGGCATCACCACCCCGGACGAGCTGGCCGCGGCAGTCAACCGAGCCATGGGCATCCTCGACGCCGGCGTCTGA
- a CDS encoding PTS sugar transporter subunit IIB, protein MAAKRILVICGTGVATSTVVATRIKEHCAAQGIDVAVRQGKVMDIVGGGEVDADLIVATTAVPASVTTPSVNGLPFLTGMGVDATLATIVAKLRD, encoded by the coding sequence ATGGCAGCCAAGCGCATTCTCGTCATCTGCGGAACGGGCGTGGCCACGTCCACCGTCGTCGCCACCCGCATCAAGGAACACTGCGCCGCTCAGGGGATCGACGTCGCCGTGCGCCAGGGCAAGGTCATGGACATCGTGGGCGGCGGCGAGGTCGACGCCGACCTCATCGTGGCCACGACCGCCGTTCCGGCTTCGGTCACCACCCCGTCGGTGAACGGCCTGCCGTTCCTCACCGGGATGGGCGTCGACGCCACGCTGGCGACCATCGTGGCCAAGCTGCGCGACTGA